From Danio rerio strain Tuebingen ecotype United States chromosome 7, GRCz12tu, whole genome shotgun sequence, the proteins below share one genomic window:
- the caap1 gene encoding caspase activity and apoptosis inhibitor 1 isoform X2, producing MQEGKKREKEKKRSHCDRELDDGQMKRRKSGPSMEECRQPLEPPEGPQEPSELEDGGLDLSRSFKPISGYMQERREMLEQCFSVLGENKLQEMLPDGLKDCSLNEIKKLCWDQLLQISDIHLLEILDGKELSVLAAPEQKSCTDSQQDSNVDSTSSLRDNPDTEEKQGKINTYQRSTPQFPARFVCLCFCVCAFVCFIYLCVLFVCVVCVSVFVCFIYLCVLFICACVCVCVFVCAFVCLSICVCMCVCLCVFVCAFVCVMFVCVYVCVCVSVCAFVCFIYLCVCVCLFLCVLLCFVCVCVCFCVCFLFLSICVCACVYVCVCVFVCACVFYLCVCVCVLLCVLFVCVCVCVCVCVCVCVLLCVLCVCVCVCVCVLCVLFVFLSICVLFVCVRVCLCFCVCLCVLFVCVCVCAFVCFVCVCVCVCVCVCVFASLCVCVCGGGL from the exons ATGCAGGAGGGCAAGAAacgagaaaaagaaaagaaacggaGCCACTGTGACCGAGAGCTGGACGATGGACAGATGAAGAGGAGGAAATCTGGGCCCAGCATGGAG gagTGCAGGCAGCCTCTGGAGCCTCCGGAGGGCCCTCAGGAGCCCAGTGAGCTGGAAGACGGAGGCCTGGACCTGAGCCGGAGCTTCAAACCCATCAGCGGATACATGCAGGAGCGCAGGGAGATGCTGGAGCAGTGCTTCAGTGTGCTGGGAGAGAATAAACTGCAGGAGATGCTGCCCGATGGGCTGAag GATTGTTCGCTGAATGAGATTAAGAAACTGTGCTGGGATCAGTTACTGCAGATTTCTGACATTCACCTGCTGGAGATCTTAGATG gtAAAGAGCTGTCAGTCCTTGCTGCTCCTGAACAGAAGAGCTGCACAGACAGTCA GCAGGACAGTAACGTAGACTCCACATCATCTCTGAGGGACAATCCTGACACTGAAGAAAAGCAgggtaaaataaacacatatcAACGCTCGACTCCTCAGTTTCCCGCTagatttgtgtgtctgtgtttttgtgtgtgtgcttttgtgtgttttatctatctgtgtgtgttgtttgtgtgtgttgtgtgtgtgtctgtttttgtttgttttatctatctgtgtgtgttgtttatatgtgcgtgtgtgtgtgtctgtgtttttgtgtgtgcttttgtgtgtttatctatctgtgtgtgtatgtgtgtgtgtctttgtgtttttgtgtgtgcttttgtgtgtgttatgtttgtgtgcgtttatgtgtgtgtgtgtgtctctgtgtgtgcttttgtgtgttttatctatctgtgtgtgtgcgtgtgtctgtttttgtgtgtgcttttgtgttttgtgtgtgtgtgtgtgtgtttttgtgtgtgctttttgtttttatctatctgtgtgtgtgcgtgtgtgtacgtgtgtgtctgtgtttttgtgtgtgcttgtgtgttttatttgtgtgtgtgtgtgtgtgtgcttttgtgtgttttatttgtgtgtgtgtgtgtgtgtgtgtgtgtgtgtgtgtgtgtgtgtgtgcttttgtgtgttttatgtgtgtgtgtgtgtgtgtgtgtgtgtgttttgtgtgtgctttttgtgtttttatctatctgtgtgttgtttgtgtgtgtacgtgtgtgtctgtgtttttgtgtgtgcttgtgtgttttatttgtgtgtgtgtgtgtgtgtgcttttgtgtgttttgtgtgtgtgtgtgtgtgtgtgtgtgtgtgtgtgtgtgt GTTtgcatctttgtgtgtgtgtgtgtgtgggggggggttgtga
- the caap1 gene encoding caspase activity and apoptosis inhibitor 1 isoform X1 produces MQEGKKREKEKKRSHCDRELDDGQMKRRKSGPSMEECRQPLEPPEGPQEPSELEDGGLDLSRSFKPISGYMQERREMLEQCFSVLGENKLQEMLPDGLKDCSLNEIKKLCWDQLLQISDIHLLEILDGKELSVLAAPEQKSCTDSQQDSNVDSTSSLRDNPDTEEKQGKINTYQRSTPQFPARFVCLCFCVCAFVCFIYLCVLFVCVVCVSVFVCFIYLCVLFICACVCVCVFVCAFVCLSICVCMCVCLCVFVCAFVCVMFVCVYVCVCVSVCAFVCFIYLCVCVCLFLCVLLCFVCVCVCFCVCFLFLSICVCACVYVCVCVFVCACVFYLCVCVCVLLCVLFVCVCVCVCVCVCVCVLLCVLCVCVCVCVCVLCVLFVFLSICVLFVCVRVCLCFCVCLCVLFVCVCVCAFVCFVCVCVCVCVCVCVCFVCAFCFICVCACVSVCIFVCVCVWGGVVNVCICFFHLHVCV; encoded by the exons ATGCAGGAGGGCAAGAAacgagaaaaagaaaagaaacggaGCCACTGTGACCGAGAGCTGGACGATGGACAGATGAAGAGGAGGAAATCTGGGCCCAGCATGGAG gagTGCAGGCAGCCTCTGGAGCCTCCGGAGGGCCCTCAGGAGCCCAGTGAGCTGGAAGACGGAGGCCTGGACCTGAGCCGGAGCTTCAAACCCATCAGCGGATACATGCAGGAGCGCAGGGAGATGCTGGAGCAGTGCTTCAGTGTGCTGGGAGAGAATAAACTGCAGGAGATGCTGCCCGATGGGCTGAag GATTGTTCGCTGAATGAGATTAAGAAACTGTGCTGGGATCAGTTACTGCAGATTTCTGACATTCACCTGCTGGAGATCTTAGATG gtAAAGAGCTGTCAGTCCTTGCTGCTCCTGAACAGAAGAGCTGCACAGACAGTCA GCAGGACAGTAACGTAGACTCCACATCATCTCTGAGGGACAATCCTGACACTGAAGAAAAGCAgggtaaaataaacacatatcAACGCTCGACTCCTCAGTTTCCCGCTagatttgtgtgtctgtgtttttgtgtgtgtgcttttgtgtgttttatctatctgtgtgtgttgtttgtgtgtgttgtgtgtgtgtctgtttttgtttgttttatctatctgtgtgtgttgtttatatgtgcgtgtgtgtgtgtctgtgtttttgtgtgtgcttttgtgtgtttatctatctgtgtgtgtatgtgtgtgtgtctttgtgtttttgtgtgtgcttttgtgtgtgttatgtttgtgtgcgtttatgtgtgtgtgtgtgtctctgtgtgtgcttttgtgtgttttatctatctgtgtgtgtgcgtgtgtctgtttttgtgtgtgcttttgtgttttgtgtgtgtgtgtgtgtgtttttgtgtgtgctttttgtttttatctatctgtgtgtgtgcgtgtgtgtacgtgtgtgtctgtgtttttgtgtgtgcttgtgtgttttatttgtgtgtgtgtgtgtgtgtgcttttgtgtgttttatttgtgtgtgtgtgtgtgtgtgtgtgtgtgtgtgtgtgtgtgtgtgtgcttttgtgtgttttatgtgtgtgtgtgtgtgtgtgtgtgtgtgttttgtgtgtgctttttgtgtttttatctatctgtgtgttgtttgtgtgtgtacgtgtgtgtctgtgtttttgtgtgtgcttgtgtgttttatttgtgtgtgtgtgtgtgtgtgcttttgtgtgttttgtgtgtgtgtgtgtgtgtgtgtgtgtgtgtgtgtgtgtgtgttttgtgtgtgctttttgttttatctgtgtgtgtgcgtgtgtgtct GTTtgcatctttgtgtgtgtgtgtgtgtgggggggggttgtgaatgtgtgtatttgtttttttcatctgcatgtgtgtgtgtga
- the caap1 gene encoding caspase activity and apoptosis inhibitor 1 — translation MQEGKKREKEKKRSHCDRELDDGQMKRRKSGPSMEECRQPLEPPEGPQEPSELEDGGLDLSRSFKPISGYMQERREMLEQCFSVLGENKLQEMLPDGLKDCSLNEIKKLCWDQLLQISDIHLLEILDGKELSVLAAPEQKSCTDSQQDSNVDSTSSLRDNPDTEEKQGSGEDSDVLSINAEIDDSDIEGHKVPKSEEPSLKDEAPPPKDEAPPPAQPPEPKVELQQDIERSVSEILSCSESRKEPSAERAGAPETAEKHPSAQQLELLELEMRARAIKALMKAGESKKHTQPH, via the exons ATGCAGGAGGGCAAGAAacgagaaaaagaaaagaaacggaGCCACTGTGACCGAGAGCTGGACGATGGACAGATGAAGAGGAGGAAATCTGGGCCCAGCATGGAG gagTGCAGGCAGCCTCTGGAGCCTCCGGAGGGCCCTCAGGAGCCCAGTGAGCTGGAAGACGGAGGCCTGGACCTGAGCCGGAGCTTCAAACCCATCAGCGGATACATGCAGGAGCGCAGGGAGATGCTGGAGCAGTGCTTCAGTGTGCTGGGAGAGAATAAACTGCAGGAGATGCTGCCCGATGGGCTGAag GATTGTTCGCTGAATGAGATTAAGAAACTGTGCTGGGATCAGTTACTGCAGATTTCTGACATTCACCTGCTGGAGATCTTAGATG gtAAAGAGCTGTCAGTCCTTGCTGCTCCTGAACAGAAGAGCTGCACAGACAGTCA GCAGGACAGTAACGTAGACTCCACATCATCTCTGAGGGACAATCCTGACACTGAAGAAAAGCAgg GTTCTGGAGAAGACAGTGACGTTCTCAGCATCAATGCAGAAATCGACGACAGCGACATCGAAGGCCACAAAGTGCCTAAATCTGAAGAGCCGTCACTCAAAGATGAAGCTCCACCTCCTAAAGATGAAGCCCCGCCTCCAGCCCAGCCCCCTGAACCTAAAGTGGAGCTCCAGCAGGACATCGAGCGGAGCGTCAGTGAGATCCTCAGCTGCTCTGAGTCCCGCAAGGAGCCGAGCGCAGAGAGAGCCGGAGCTCCAGAAACTGCAGAAAAGCACCCGTCAGCTCAACAGCTGGAGCTCCTGGAGCTGGAGATGAGGGCCAGAGCCATTAAAGCACTCATGAAGGCCGGAGAGAGCAAAAAACACACGCAACCCCACTGA